A genome region from Colwellia sp. Arc7-D includes the following:
- the gltX gene encoding glutamate--tRNA ligase: MTLTTRFAPSPTGYLHVGGARTALYSWLYAQKNGGDFILRIEDTDIERSTQASVDAIMDGMKWLDLPWTHGPYFQTQRFDRYKEVIEQLLASGNAYRCYSTAEEVDAMREEAKSKGEIEKYNGLWRERTDYPADKPYAIRFKNPLDGDVVIKDMVKGDITISNEQLDDLIIARSDGTPTYNLTVVVDDWDMKVTHVVRGDDHISNTPKQINILIALGATVPEYAHIPMILGDDGKRLSKRHGAVGVMQYRDDGYLPEALLNYLVRLGWSHGDKEIFSREEMIELFDLKDCNRAASGFNTDKLIWVNQHYMKTLDPAYVATHLAWHMNEQGINIENGPALEEIVKIQSDRVKTLKEMAQISRYFYEDFTELDAGAVKKHLRPVVKAPLLLVKEKLAALTDWSPEPIHAAINDTATELEVGMGKVGMPLRVAATGGGNSPSLDITLALLDQQKVLTRIDQAIAVVDARIANS, encoded by the coding sequence ATGACTTTAACAACTCGATTTGCTCCTAGCCCAACGGGATATTTACATGTTGGTGGTGCTCGTACTGCTTTATATAGCTGGCTCTATGCACAAAAAAATGGTGGCGACTTTATTCTTAGAATAGAAGACACCGACATAGAACGTTCAACACAAGCTTCTGTTGATGCGATTATGGATGGCATGAAGTGGTTAGATTTACCATGGACTCACGGGCCTTATTTTCAAACACAGCGCTTTGACCGTTATAAAGAAGTTATTGAGCAGTTATTAGCCTCAGGTAATGCTTATCGTTGTTATAGCACGGCTGAAGAAGTCGATGCTATGCGTGAAGAAGCAAAATCTAAAGGTGAAATTGAAAAATATAATGGTTTATGGCGTGAACGTACTGACTACCCAGCAGATAAACCTTATGCGATTCGCTTTAAGAACCCGTTAGATGGTGATGTTGTTATTAAAGACATGGTTAAAGGTGACATTACCATTAGTAACGAGCAACTTGATGATTTAATTATTGCGCGCTCTGATGGCACTCCAACATATAACTTAACGGTTGTGGTTGATGATTGGGATATGAAAGTTACTCATGTTGTTCGTGGTGATGATCATATTAGTAATACGCCAAAACAAATTAACATCTTAATTGCTTTAGGTGCCACGGTACCTGAATATGCTCATATTCCTATGATATTAGGTGATGACGGTAAACGTTTATCTAAACGTCATGGCGCGGTTGGTGTGATGCAATATCGTGATGACGGTTACTTACCTGAAGCATTGCTTAATTATTTAGTGCGTTTAGGTTGGTCACATGGCGATAAAGAAATTTTTTCTCGTGAAGAAATGATCGAGCTATTTGATCTTAAAGATTGTAACCGTGCAGCTTCAGGCTTTAATACTGATAAACTTATTTGGGTAAATCAGCATTACATGAAAACTTTAGATCCCGCTTATGTTGCTACTCATCTTGCATGGCATATGAACGAGCAGGGTATTAATATTGAAAATGGCCCAGCGCTTGAAGAAATAGTTAAAATACAATCTGATCGTGTTAAAACTTTAAAAGAAATGGCACAAATAAGTCGCTACTTTTATGAAGATTTTACCGAACTTGATGCTGGCGCGGTTAAAAAACATTTACGCCCAGTCGTTAAAGCACCATTGTTATTAGTTAAAGAGAAATTAGCCGCTTTAACTGATTGGTCTCCAGAACCAATTCATGCAGCTATAAACGACACTGCGACAGAACTTGAGGTAGGAATGGGTAAAGTGGGCATGCCTTTGCGTGTTGCTGCTACAGGTGGTGGTAACTCACCGTCGCTAGACATTACTTTAGCATTATTAGACCAACAAAAAGTATTAACCAGAATTGATCAAGCTATTGCTGTGGTCGATGCACGTATTGCTAATAGTTAA
- the fabA gene encoding bifunctional 3-hydroxydecanoyl-ACP dehydratase/trans-2-decenoyl-ACP isomerase → MEQQNSFSKEDLVKAGTGEMFGPGNSQLPSDNMLMMDRIVSITDDGGEHGKGEIIAELDITPDLWFFDCHFKGDPVMPGCLGLDAMWQLTGFFLAWSGGPGHGRALGVGEVKFTGQILPTAKKVTYKITLKRVIKRKLFMGIADGTVSVDGRVIYTAKDLKVGLFTDTTKF, encoded by the coding sequence ATGGAACAACAAAATTCGTTCTCGAAAGAAGACCTTGTAAAAGCAGGTACTGGTGAAATGTTTGGCCCTGGCAATAGCCAATTACCCTCTGACAATATGTTAATGATGGATAGAATTGTTAGCATTACTGATGACGGTGGTGAACATGGTAAAGGCGAAATTATTGCTGAATTGGACATAACTCCTGATCTTTGGTTTTTCGATTGTCATTTCAAAGGTGACCCGGTAATGCCAGGTTGTTTGGGTTTAGACGCTATGTGGCAATTAACAGGTTTCTTCCTAGCATGGTCAGGTGGCCCAGGTCACGGACGTGCTTTAGGTGTCGGCGAAGTTAAATTCACTGGCCAAATTTTACCAACAGCTAAAAAAGTAACTTATAAAATCACCTTAAAACGTGTAATCAAGCGTAAGTTATTTATGGGTATTGCTGACGGTACTGTATCTGTTGATGGCCGTGTTATTTACACAGCGAAAGATTTAAAAGTAGGTTTGTTCACTGATACAACTAAGTTTTAA